The proteins below come from a single Agromyces flavus genomic window:
- a CDS encoding aminoacyl-tRNA deacylase: MTAFERLVGVERVQADAAARGLDIEVIERPAARSLEEAAELMGIEPGDIVKSLVVKRSDDTYVFALVPGGRKISWPKLRALLSVNKLQLPDASLALAATGYERGTITPLGSTTAWPVVVDATIPGRRVSMGAGEHGRSLFVDADALVRALDATVADISDPE; this comes from the coding sequence ATGACCGCGTTCGAGAGACTCGTCGGCGTCGAGCGGGTGCAGGCGGATGCCGCCGCTCGCGGCCTCGACATCGAGGTGATCGAGCGTCCCGCCGCTCGCAGCCTCGAGGAGGCGGCCGAGCTCATGGGCATCGAGCCGGGCGACATCGTCAAATCGCTCGTCGTGAAGCGCAGCGACGACACGTACGTCTTCGCGCTCGTTCCCGGCGGCCGCAAGATCAGCTGGCCGAAGCTGCGCGCGCTGCTGTCGGTCAACAAGCTGCAGCTGCCGGATGCCTCGCTGGCCCTCGCCGCGACAGGCTACGAGCGTGGCACGATCACCCCGCTCGGCTCGACCACCGCCTGGCCGGTCGTGGTCGACGCGACGATTCCGGGACGCCGCGTCTCGATGGGAGCGGGCGAGCACGGCCGCAGCCTCTTCGTCGACGCCGACGCGCTCGTGCGTGCGCTCGACGCGACGGTCGCCGACATCAGCGACCCCGAGTAG
- a CDS encoding DsbA family oxidoreductase, protein MTSPIKIDIWSDIACPWCYIGKRHLEGGIAALGDDAPEVEIEYHSFELAPDTPVDFEGSEVDFLAGHKGLPVAQVEQMLERVRGIAAAAGLDYDFDALQHTKTLKAHELLHFAKEQGRQLELSERLFRAYFTEGRHVGRVDELVELAAEVGLDADAARAALESGRYGADVQADIAQAGAYGIQGVPFFVFEGKYGVSGAQPAEVFAQVLTQVAGERDGVAA, encoded by the coding sequence GTGACGTCCCCCATCAAGATCGACATCTGGTCCGACATCGCGTGCCCGTGGTGCTACATCGGCAAGCGCCACCTCGAGGGCGGTATCGCCGCGCTCGGCGACGACGCGCCCGAGGTCGAGATCGAGTACCACTCGTTCGAGCTCGCGCCCGACACGCCCGTCGACTTCGAGGGGTCCGAGGTCGACTTCCTCGCCGGGCACAAGGGCCTGCCCGTCGCGCAGGTCGAGCAGATGCTCGAGCGCGTCAGGGGCATCGCGGCCGCCGCAGGCCTCGACTACGACTTCGACGCGCTGCAGCACACGAAGACGCTGAAGGCGCACGAGCTGCTCCACTTCGCCAAGGAGCAGGGCCGGCAGCTCGAGCTCTCCGAGCGACTGTTCCGGGCCTACTTCACCGAGGGCCGGCACGTGGGTCGCGTCGACGAGCTGGTCGAGCTCGCGGCCGAGGTCGGGCTCGACGCGGATGCCGCGCGCGCGGCGCTGGAGTCGGGTCGGTACGGCGCAGACGTGCAGGCCGACATCGCACAGGCCGGGGCGTACGGCATCCAGGGCGTCCCGTTCTTCGTCTTCGAGGGCAAGTACGGCGTCTCGGGCGCGCAGCCCGCCGAGGTGTTCGCACAGGTGCTGACGCAGGTCGCCGGCGAGCGCGACGGGGTCGCGGCGTGA
- the dusB gene encoding tRNA dihydrouridine synthase DusB, producing the protein MPTTTTPARPLTIGGLDLEVPVVLAPMAGITNTAFRRLCREFGAGLYVSEMITSRALVERTPESMRLITHHESETPRSIQLYGVDPKTVSEAVTMLVAEDRADHIDLNFGCPVPKVTRKGGGAALPWKSGLFRDIVEGAVNAAGDVPLTIKMRKGIDSDHLTYLEAGRIAEGAGVASIALHARTAAEFYSGQADWSAIARLKQAVTSVPVLGNGDIWSADDALRMVDETGCDGVVVGRGCLGRPWLFGDLAAAFRGEQAKAEPSLGDVARTFRRHAELLADFFDSEERGCRDIRKHVAWYFKGYPVGGELRAKLATVESLAQLDDLLGTLDWSMPYPGEGAEGPRGRAGTPKNPSLPEGWLDSQELAGHDRTTLVDAELDTSGG; encoded by the coding sequence ATGCCAACGACCACGACCCCCGCCCGCCCGCTCACGATCGGCGGCCTCGACCTCGAGGTGCCGGTCGTGCTCGCACCCATGGCGGGTATCACCAACACGGCGTTCCGGCGGCTCTGCCGCGAGTTCGGCGCAGGCCTCTACGTCAGCGAGATGATCACGAGTCGCGCGCTCGTCGAGCGCACGCCCGAGTCGATGCGCCTCATCACGCACCACGAATCCGAGACGCCGCGTTCCATCCAGCTCTACGGAGTCGATCCCAAGACGGTCTCCGAAGCGGTCACCATGCTCGTCGCCGAAGACCGCGCCGACCACATCGACCTGAACTTCGGATGCCCCGTGCCCAAGGTCACCCGCAAGGGCGGGGGAGCCGCGCTGCCCTGGAAGAGCGGGCTCTTCCGCGACATCGTCGAGGGCGCAGTCAACGCCGCAGGCGATGTCCCGCTCACGATCAAGATGCGCAAGGGCATCGACTCCGACCACCTCACGTACCTCGAGGCCGGCCGCATCGCCGAGGGCGCGGGCGTCGCGTCGATCGCGTTGCACGCGCGCACCGCCGCCGAGTTCTACTCGGGCCAGGCCGACTGGTCGGCCATCGCGAGGCTCAAGCAGGCGGTCACGAGCGTGCCGGTGCTCGGCAACGGCGACATCTGGTCGGCCGACGACGCGCTGCGCATGGTCGACGAGACCGGATGCGACGGGGTGGTCGTGGGTCGTGGATGCCTCGGGCGGCCGTGGCTGTTCGGCGACCTCGCGGCGGCGTTCCGCGGCGAGCAGGCGAAGGCCGAGCCCTCGCTCGGCGATGTCGCGCGCACGTTCCGCCGGCACGCCGAACTGCTCGCCGACTTCTTCGACAGCGAGGAACGCGGGTGCCGCGACATCCGCAAGCACGTCGCCTGGTACTTCAAGGGATACCCGGTGGGCGGCGAATTGCGCGCCAAGCTCGCCACGGTCGAATCGCTCGCCCAGCTCGACGACCTGCTCGGAACCCTCGACTGGTCGATGCCGTATCCGGGCGAGGGCGCCGAGGGGCCGCGCGGGCGCGCCGGCACCCCGAAGAACCCGTCGCTGCCCGAGGGTTGGCTCGACTCGCAAGAGCTCGCCGGGCACGATCGCACCACGCTCGTCGACGCCGAACTCGACACGAGCGGCGGCTGA
- a CDS encoding isoprenyl transferase, whose protein sequence is MTPKPYTHKDAVPYRPIDWTGLYPPALPKGAVPDHVAIVMDGNGRWANRRGLTRIEGHKAGEAALLDVVAGAVQVGVKHLSVYAFSTENWKRSPDEVRFLMGYNRDVLHRRRDQLNEWGVRIRWAGRRPRLWRSVIDELQFAEKLTAGNDTLTLTMCVNYGGRNELADAVRSIADDVASGRLRPSAVSEKLIQKRLYVPDLPDVDLFVRSSGEQRTSNFLLWQSAYAEMVFLDTLWPDFSRADLWHAIELYAGRNRRFGAAIDAPTA, encoded by the coding sequence GTGACCCCCAAGCCCTACACCCACAAGGATGCCGTGCCCTACCGGCCGATCGACTGGACGGGCCTGTACCCGCCCGCGCTTCCGAAGGGCGCGGTGCCCGACCACGTCGCGATCGTCATGGACGGCAACGGCCGCTGGGCGAACCGGCGCGGGCTCACCCGCATCGAGGGGCACAAGGCTGGCGAGGCGGCGCTCCTCGACGTGGTCGCGGGCGCGGTGCAGGTCGGCGTGAAGCACCTCTCGGTGTACGCGTTCTCGACCGAGAACTGGAAGCGCTCGCCCGACGAGGTGCGATTCCTCATGGGCTACAACCGCGACGTGCTGCACCGGCGCCGCGACCAGCTCAATGAGTGGGGCGTGCGGATCAGGTGGGCGGGCCGCCGGCCGCGCCTGTGGCGCTCGGTCATCGACGAGCTGCAGTTCGCCGAGAAGCTCACGGCGGGCAACGACACCCTGACGCTCACGATGTGCGTGAACTACGGCGGGCGGAACGAGCTCGCCGACGCGGTGCGCTCGATCGCCGACGACGTGGCATCCGGCCGCCTGCGCCCCTCGGCCGTGAGCGAGAAGCTCATCCAGAAGCGCCTGTACGTGCCCGACCTGCCCGACGTCGACCTGTTCGTGCGCAGCTCGGGCGAGCAGCGCACGTCGAACTTCCTGCTCTGGCAGTCGGCCTACGCCGAGATGGTGTTCCTCGACACGCTCTGGCCCGATTTCTCGCGTGCCGACCTCTGGCACGCGATCGAGCTGTACGCGGGCCGCAACCGCCGCTTCGGCGCGGCCATCGACGCGCCGACGGCGTAG
- a CDS encoding ABC transporter permease has translation MTAATTAAVPQRRLRDRLPVVHQLRQSVGLQRGMLVAGLVITGIFVLTAIFAPLLAPYRFNQLRSADGPFGAQQPPSAEHLLGTTVGGYDVLSRVIWGAQTALLVILVAVTLSLFLGVFLGLVSGYLGGWLDRVLVVISDAIYAFPSLLLAILVAIVISGGQSSMWGGIFAAAISITVVFIPQYLRVIRAETVRIKAEAYVESAKVLGASNSRIIFRHVLRNATRTLPLIFTLNSSEAILTLAGLGFLGFGIEPTSAAEWGYDLNKALSDVTSGIWWTALFPGLAIVFTVLGITLVGESLNDLADPRLRGRRRVAQAAGVVAETSVVPGGTLIAGPGGLKGLEDGETFDEHGIEVNR, from the coding sequence ATGACCGCGGCCACCACCGCCGCCGTGCCCCAGCGGCGCCTCCGCGACCGGCTCCCGGTCGTGCACCAGCTCCGCCAGAGCGTCGGCCTCCAGCGCGGCATGCTCGTCGCCGGACTCGTGATCACCGGCATCTTCGTCCTGACGGCGATCTTCGCGCCGCTCCTCGCGCCCTACCGCTTCAACCAGCTCCGGTCGGCCGACGGTCCGTTCGGCGCGCAGCAGCCGCCGTCGGCCGAGCACCTGCTCGGCACGACCGTCGGCGGCTACGACGTGCTGTCCCGCGTGATCTGGGGCGCCCAGACCGCGCTGCTGGTGATCCTCGTCGCGGTCACGCTGTCGCTCTTCCTCGGCGTGTTCCTGGGACTGGTGTCCGGCTACCTGGGCGGATGGCTCGACCGCGTGCTCGTCGTCATCAGCGACGCGATCTACGCCTTCCCCTCCCTGCTGCTGGCGATCCTCGTCGCGATCGTCATCTCCGGCGGACAGTCGAGCATGTGGGGCGGCATCTTCGCCGCGGCCATCTCGATCACCGTCGTGTTCATTCCGCAGTACCTCCGCGTGATCCGGGCCGAGACCGTGCGCATCAAGGCCGAGGCCTACGTCGAGTCCGCCAAGGTGCTCGGTGCGTCCAACAGCCGGATCATCTTCCGGCACGTCCTGCGCAACGCCACGCGCACCCTTCCGCTCATCTTCACGCTGAACTCGTCCGAGGCGATCCTGACGCTCGCTGGCCTCGGCTTCCTGGGCTTCGGCATCGAGCCCACGTCGGCGGCCGAATGGGGTTACGACCTGAACAAGGCGCTCTCCGATGTCACGAGCGGCATCTGGTGGACCGCGCTGTTCCCCGGCCTCGCCATCGTGTTCACCGTGCTCGGCATCACGCTCGTCGGCGAGAGCCTGAACGACCTCGCCGATCCGCGCCTGCGCGGCCGGCGCCGCGTCGCCCAGGCGGCCGGCGTGGTGGCCGAGACCTCGGTGGTGCCGGGTGGCACGCTGATCGCCGGACCGGGCGGCCTGAAGGGGCTGGAGGACGGCGAGACGTTCGACGAGCATGGGATCGAGGTGAACCGATGA
- the dnaG gene encoding DNA primase: MAGRIRQSDVEEVKARTNIADIVGEHVALKSAGVGSMKGLCPFHDERSPSFHVRPQLGYYHCFGCGESGDVYTFIQRMDHVSFTEAVERLAGRIGFELHYEDGGSATDHGNRARLLAANQAAAEFFVERLTSPEAEVGRRFLGERGFDADAAKHFGVGFAPKSWDALTDHLKAKGFTTEELAASGLVSQGDRGVYDRFRGRLIWPIRDVTGQTVGFGARKLLDDDPGPKYLNTPETAIYHKAQVLYGLDLAKRDIAKTHRVVVVEGYTDVMACHLAGVTTAIATCGTSFGVDHIKVLRRVLGDDSGVGEVVFTFDGDAAGQKAAMRAFAEEKRFAAQTFVAVAPDGLDPCDLRLARGDAAVRSLVDAKTPMFEFVIRHTLARFDLETVEGRVAALRATAPIVADLRDPALRPGYTRELARMLGMELGEVTRAVRAAGGRERPESDRGRGDGAEPGGVRGGGGANAPDGLATPGVAISDRPYSIAQLPNDPATRLERDALQAMLQYPDVVGVDLLRQGVDCRFGNATLAVVRDGIASALSSGPAGSGGTATTTLSVERVVGEVPAPFASIVQQLAVLPVPQRNDAELAAYVRGVVGGLVDRELLRQKQELLGRLQRTDRADQATFAAIQRALVDLEHERRSLRGD; this comes from the coding sequence ATGGCGGGCCGCATTCGACAGAGCGATGTCGAAGAGGTGAAGGCCCGCACCAACATCGCCGACATCGTCGGCGAGCACGTGGCGCTGAAGTCGGCCGGCGTGGGTTCGATGAAGGGCCTCTGCCCGTTCCACGACGAGCGCAGTCCGAGCTTCCACGTCCGACCGCAGCTCGGGTACTACCACTGCTTCGGCTGCGGCGAATCCGGCGATGTCTACACGTTCATCCAGCGGATGGATCACGTCTCGTTCACCGAGGCCGTCGAACGGCTCGCGGGGCGCATCGGCTTCGAGCTGCACTACGAGGACGGCGGATCGGCCACCGATCACGGCAACCGCGCACGCCTGCTCGCCGCGAACCAGGCCGCGGCCGAGTTCTTCGTCGAGCGCCTCACCTCGCCAGAGGCCGAGGTCGGCCGGCGGTTCCTCGGCGAGCGCGGCTTCGACGCCGATGCGGCGAAGCACTTCGGCGTCGGATTCGCACCCAAGAGCTGGGATGCGCTCACCGACCACCTGAAGGCGAAGGGCTTCACGACCGAGGAGCTCGCGGCATCCGGTCTCGTGTCCCAGGGCGATCGCGGCGTCTACGACCGCTTCCGAGGGCGCCTGATCTGGCCGATCCGCGACGTCACCGGCCAGACCGTCGGCTTCGGCGCGCGCAAGCTCCTCGACGACGATCCCGGCCCCAAGTACCTGAACACCCCCGAGACGGCGATCTACCACAAGGCGCAGGTGCTCTACGGGCTCGACCTCGCCAAACGCGACATCGCGAAGACGCACCGCGTCGTCGTCGTCGAGGGTTACACCGACGTCATGGCCTGCCATCTGGCCGGCGTGACGACCGCGATCGCGACGTGCGGCACCTCGTTCGGCGTCGACCACATCAAGGTGCTCCGCCGTGTCCTCGGCGACGACTCCGGGGTCGGCGAGGTGGTATTCACGTTCGACGGCGATGCCGCCGGGCAGAAGGCCGCCATGCGCGCGTTCGCCGAGGAGAAGCGGTTCGCGGCACAGACGTTCGTCGCGGTCGCACCCGACGGGCTCGATCCGTGCGACCTGCGGCTCGCACGCGGTGACGCGGCGGTCCGATCGCTCGTCGACGCGAAGACGCCCATGTTCGAGTTCGTGATCCGGCACACGCTGGCCCGCTTCGACCTCGAGACCGTCGAGGGGCGAGTCGCCGCGCTGCGCGCGACCGCCCCGATCGTCGCCGACCTGCGCGACCCCGCACTGCGGCCCGGGTACACACGCGAACTCGCACGCATGCTCGGGATGGAGCTCGGCGAGGTGACCCGAGCCGTTCGTGCAGCGGGGGGTCGCGAGCGTCCCGAGAGCGACCGCGGCCGTGGCGATGGCGCCGAGCCGGGCGGCGTGCGAGGAGGCGGGGGAGCGAACGCGCCCGACGGCCTCGCCACCCCCGGCGTCGCGATATCCGATCGGCCGTACTCGATCGCCCAGCTGCCGAACGACCCCGCCACCCGGCTCGAGCGCGATGCGCTCCAGGCGATGCTGCAGTACCCCGACGTCGTCGGCGTCGACCTGCTCCGGCAGGGTGTCGACTGCCGATTCGGCAACGCCACGCTGGCCGTCGTCCGCGACGGAATCGCCTCCGCGCTGTCATCGGGACCGGCCGGTTCCGGCGGCACGGCGACCACGACGCTCTCGGTGGAGCGGGTGGTCGGTGAGGTGCCCGCGCCCTTCGCGTCGATCGTGCAGCAGCTCGCGGTGCTCCCCGTCCCGCAGCGCAACGATGCCGAGCTCGCCGCGTACGTCCGCGGCGTCGTCGGCGGTCTCGTCGACCGCGAGCTGCTGCGGCAGAAGCAGGAGCTGCTCGGACGCCTCCAGCGCACCGATCGCGCCGACCAGGCGACGTTCGCGGCCATTCAGCGCGCGCTCGTCGACCTCGAGCACGAGCGGCGCTCACTGCGCGGCGACTGA
- a CDS encoding deoxyguanosinetriphosphate triphosphohydrolase, producing the protein MRDRLFGGYHEADAERFLPEQHDNRRRSDFARDRARLLHSSALRRLAAKTQVLSPTSGLDFARNRLTHSLEVAQVGRELAGSLGLDPDVVDTACLAHDLGHPPFGHNGEKALNTWAADIGGFEGNAQTLRILTRLEPKVFTPEGRPIGLNLTRASLDASCKYPWPETAGVGDPSGRTKFGFYADDVDMFEWMRRGAPERRLCIEAQVMDLSDDIAYSVHDLEDAIVGGYVDVAALGRRVDHDELVSSMYEWIGGAIGHDELIAAFDRLDSLDVWMSSWEGSRRDQAALKNLTSQLIGRFAHAATAATRAQHPVASLIRFDADMVVPRDIQAEIAVLKGIVAAFVMSRNTRQPIYSQQRQVLTALADVLHETGDANLDAGFAEDWRAASDDAGRKRVVVDQVASLTDQSALAWYERLCQ; encoded by the coding sequence GTGCGCGACCGACTCTTCGGCGGCTACCACGAGGCCGACGCCGAGCGATTCCTGCCCGAACAGCACGACAACCGGCGCCGCAGCGACTTCGCGCGCGACCGGGCGCGACTGCTGCACTCGTCGGCGCTTCGCCGACTCGCCGCCAAGACGCAGGTGCTCAGCCCGACCTCTGGGCTCGACTTCGCGCGCAATCGGCTCACGCACTCGCTCGAGGTCGCGCAGGTCGGCCGCGAGCTCGCGGGCAGCCTCGGCCTCGACCCAGACGTGGTCGACACCGCGTGCCTCGCGCACGACCTCGGCCACCCGCCCTTCGGACACAACGGCGAGAAGGCCCTCAACACGTGGGCCGCCGACATCGGGGGCTTCGAGGGCAACGCGCAGACCCTGCGGATCCTCACCCGGCTCGAGCCGAAGGTGTTCACCCCCGAGGGCCGGCCGATCGGGCTCAACCTCACGCGGGCCAGCCTCGACGCGAGCTGCAAGTACCCGTGGCCCGAGACCGCCGGCGTCGGAGACCCGAGTGGTCGCACCAAGTTCGGCTTCTACGCCGACGACGTCGACATGTTCGAATGGATGCGACGCGGAGCCCCCGAGCGGAGGCTGTGCATCGAGGCGCAGGTCATGGACCTCTCCGACGACATCGCCTACTCGGTGCACGACCTCGAGGATGCGATCGTCGGGGGTTACGTCGACGTCGCCGCGCTCGGCCGACGCGTCGACCACGACGAGCTCGTGTCGTCGATGTACGAGTGGATCGGCGGCGCCATCGGCCACGACGAGCTCATCGCGGCGTTCGACCGGCTCGACTCGCTCGACGTCTGGATGTCGTCGTGGGAGGGCAGCCGACGCGACCAGGCCGCGCTGAAGAACCTCACGAGCCAGCTCATCGGCCGGTTCGCGCACGCCGCGACCGCGGCCACCCGGGCGCAGCACCCCGTCGCGAGCCTGATCCGGTTCGACGCCGATATGGTCGTGCCCCGCGACATCCAGGCCGAGATCGCCGTGCTCAAGGGCATCGTCGCCGCCTTCGTGATGTCGCGGAACACGCGCCAGCCCATCTACAGCCAGCAGCGGCAGGTGCTCACGGCCCTCGCCGACGTGCTCCACGAAACTGGCGACGCGAACCTCGACGCCGGCTTCGCCGAGGACTGGCGCGCGGCATCCGACGACGCCGGGCGCAAGCGCGTGGTCGTCGACCAGGTCGCGAGCCTCACCGACCAGTCGGCGCTCGCCTGGTACGAGCGGCTCTGCCAGTGA
- a CDS encoding ABC transporter substrate-binding protein, translating to MASASMHRRRGIALAAGFSAAALVLAGCAAGGGDEDSSGGGTLTIGTTDKVTTLDPAGSYDNGSFAVMNQVFPFLMNSPYGTSEVEPDIAESAEYTAPNEYTVTLKEGLKFANGNDLTASDVKFSFDRQVAIADENGPSALLYNLDSVEVVDDTTVVFKLKSDNDQIFPQILSSPAGPIVDEDVFAADALTPDDEIVDGNAFAGQYVITSYKFNDLVGYKSNPDYQGVLGAPKTETVNVKYYADASNMKLDVQEGNIDVAFRSLSATDIDDLRGNDKVKVVEGPGGEIRYIVFNFNTQPYGAETPEADPAKALAVRQAVADLIDREEIASQVYKDTYTPLYSFVPDGLTGAIQPLKELYGDGEGGADVDKATKTLEDAGVEVPVELNLQYSNDHYGPSSGDEYALIKDQLEASGLFTVNLQTTEWVQYSKDRTADVYPAYQLGWFPDYSDADNYLSPFFLTENFLGNHYSNQEVNDLILEQSVEADADARTALIEEIQEKVAADLSTVPYLQGAQVAVVGSDVEGTEDTLDASFKFRYGAISKG from the coding sequence ATGGCATCCGCATCCATGCACCGCCGGCGCGGCATCGCCCTCGCCGCGGGCTTCTCCGCCGCAGCACTCGTGCTCGCGGGCTGCGCCGCCGGTGGCGGCGACGAGGACTCGTCCGGCGGCGGCACGCTCACCATCGGCACCACCGACAAGGTCACGACGCTCGACCCGGCCGGGTCGTACGACAACGGCTCCTTCGCGGTGATGAACCAGGTGTTCCCGTTCCTGATGAACTCGCCCTACGGCACGTCCGAGGTCGAGCCCGACATCGCCGAGTCGGCGGAGTACACGGCCCCGAACGAGTACACGGTCACGCTCAAGGAGGGCCTGAAGTTCGCCAACGGCAACGACCTGACCGCTTCCGACGTCAAGTTCTCGTTCGACCGCCAGGTCGCGATCGCCGATGAGAACGGGCCGTCCGCCCTGCTCTACAACCTCGACTCCGTCGAGGTGGTCGACGACACCACGGTGGTCTTCAAGCTCAAGAGCGACAACGACCAGATCTTCCCGCAGATCCTCTCGAGCCCGGCTGGTCCGATCGTCGACGAGGACGTCTTCGCGGCCGACGCGCTGACGCCCGACGACGAGATCGTCGACGGCAACGCATTCGCGGGTCAGTACGTCATCACCAGCTACAAGTTCAACGACCTGGTGGGCTACAAGTCCAACCCCGACTACCAGGGCGTGCTCGGTGCTCCCAAGACCGAGACGGTCAATGTCAAGTACTACGCCGATGCGTCGAACATGAAGCTCGACGTGCAGGAGGGCAACATCGACGTCGCGTTCCGGAGCCTATCCGCGACCGACATCGACGACCTCCGCGGCAACGACAAGGTCAAGGTCGTCGAGGGCCCCGGCGGTGAGATCCGCTACATCGTGTTCAACTTCAACACGCAGCCGTACGGTGCCGAGACGCCCGAGGCCGACCCGGCCAAGGCCCTCGCGGTGCGCCAGGCCGTCGCCGACCTCATCGACCGCGAGGAGATCGCCTCGCAGGTCTACAAGGACACGTACACCCCGCTGTACTCCTTCGTGCCGGACGGCCTCACGGGTGCCATCCAGCCGCTCAAGGAGCTCTACGGCGACGGTGAGGGCGGCGCCGATGTCGACAAGGCGACCAAGACCCTCGAGGACGCCGGTGTCGAGGTCCCCGTCGAGCTGAACCTGCAGTACTCGAACGACCACTACGGTCCGTCCTCGGGCGACGAGTACGCCCTCATCAAGGACCAGCTCGAGGCGTCCGGTCTCTTCACGGTGAACCTGCAGACCACCGAGTGGGTGCAGTACTCGAAGGACCGCACCGCCGACGTGTACCCCGCGTACCAGCTCGGCTGGTTCCCGGACTACTCCGACGCCGACAACTACCTGAGCCCGTTCTTCCTCACGGAGAACTTCCTCGGCAACCACTACTCGAACCAGGAGGTCAACGACCTCATCCTCGAGCAGTCGGTGGAGGCGGACGCGGACGCCCGCACCGCGCTCATCGAGGAGATCCAGGAGAAGGTGGCCGCCGACCTGTCGACGGTGCCGTACCTCCAGGGTGCGCAGGTCGCGGTCGTCGGTTCCGACGTCGAGGGCACCGAGGACACGCTCGACGCGTCGTTCAAGTTCCGCTACGGAGCGATCTCGAAGGGCTGA
- a CDS encoding ABC transporter permease: MSTLDTVSLAEGAPQSGRPKPKAQGGGLGRYLLVRFLLIFPTVFILVTVVFIAVRATGDPITAALGDRLTAAQLQERIAAAGYDRPIIVQYLEYLGQVFTGDFGTTISDNRPVLEVLLTYGSATLELAFYSLLVAFVVGIPFGLIAAYFRDRGQDAVLRVFAILCYATPVFFAGMLLKLVFSVWLGWLPVAGRASTSAELQMQLLPNPTNLYTIDAIRTGNPEVLADVLAHAVLPSIALGLLTAGVFLRLVRTNVIGTLATDYVDAARSRGVSEYRLLRKHAYRPALIPIITVIGLQIALLLAGAVLTETTFEWKGLGFQLAEYLQARDFVAVQGIVALLAVIVALTNFVVDVIAALIDPRVRY; this comes from the coding sequence ATGAGCACTCTTGACACCGTGTCCCTCGCCGAGGGCGCACCGCAATCCGGACGGCCGAAACCCAAGGCCCAGGGCGGCGGACTCGGCCGCTACCTGTTGGTCCGATTCCTGCTGATCTTCCCGACCGTCTTCATCCTGGTGACCGTCGTGTTCATCGCGGTGCGCGCCACGGGCGACCCGATCACCGCCGCGCTCGGCGACCGGCTCACCGCCGCCCAGCTCCAGGAACGCATCGCGGCCGCGGGATACGACCGCCCGATCATCGTGCAGTACCTCGAGTACCTCGGACAGGTCTTCACGGGCGACTTCGGCACGACGATCAGCGACAACCGGCCGGTGCTCGAGGTGCTCCTCACCTACGGCAGCGCCACGCTCGAACTGGCGTTCTACTCGCTGCTCGTCGCCTTCGTCGTCGGAATCCCGTTCGGCCTCATCGCCGCCTACTTCCGCGACCGCGGCCAGGACGCCGTCCTGCGCGTGTTCGCGATCCTCTGCTACGCGACGCCGGTGTTCTTCGCGGGCATGCTGCTGAAGCTCGTGTTCTCCGTCTGGCTCGGATGGCTCCCGGTCGCCGGTCGCGCGTCGACGAGCGCCGAGCTGCAGATGCAGCTCCTGCCGAACCCGACGAACCTCTACACGATCGACGCCATCCGCACGGGCAATCCCGAGGTGCTCGCCGACGTGCTCGCGCACGCGGTGCTGCCGTCCATCGCGCTCGGCCTGCTCACCGCGGGCGTCTTCCTGCGCCTGGTGCGCACCAACGTGATCGGCACGCTCGCCACCGACTACGTCGATGCCGCCCGCTCGCGCGGCGTCAGCGAGTACCGACTGCTTCGCAAGCACGCATACCGCCCGGCGCTCATCCCGATCATCACGGTCATCGGCCTCCAGATCGCGCTGCTCCTGGCCGGCGCCGTGCTGACCGAGACCACGTTCGAGTGGAAGGGCCTCGGCTTCCAGCTCGCCGAGTACCTGCAGGCCCGCGACTTCGTGGCGGTCCAAGGCATCGTCGCGCTGCTGGCCGTGATCGTCGCCCTGACGAACTTCGTCGTCGACGTGATCGCGGCGCTCATCGACCCGAGGGTGAGGTACTGA